A stretch of DNA from Lycium ferocissimum isolate CSIRO_LF1 chromosome 4, AGI_CSIRO_Lferr_CH_V1, whole genome shotgun sequence:
TAAAGTTCAAAAAGGCAAAATTGAGTAAGAAGGAGAAATTTAGACTAATTTTATaatgataaaaatatattttattccAACTATTATCGAATGACATATTTATTCCATTCTACATATTTTATTCCAACTTTTTGGCTTTCAAAAAGTTTGACCAAACAAGCAATGTTCATATTTACTTCCTAGCCACCAAAGATTTAGAAATGACATTTTAATCCTCGAGTGTTCTTCTCTAAGTAGGAAAGGCCTAAAGCTATTCCGCCACACAATTGCAACCACTCCCATATTCCGCCGTCGTGGTTGGTTGCCGCCATCGAAGGTCAGTAAAAACTGTTGACTTTTCTGGTCAATCTTTTTTAGAGATAAGAGACTCAATTGTATTATTTAATTTCCTCGTATTTTACCGGCAATATACTGTAAGATATGAAGCTACACATTGTGTCCGTTGATAATTAGAGAGCAtccggattttatttgactgctgataattttttcaaatttgtgttCTTTACTGTCCATATACAGTAAGATGCAAAGCTGTAAATAGATTGTGTCCTTACAAGctagatactccctccgtttcaatttgtttgtctggttaTGACTTGACACAGtgtttaataaagtaaaaagacttttgaatcttttgGTCTTAAATTGAAGATACATAGAATGTAcctgtggtcttaaacatgccacgTGGAAAGTTGgattaaagagttgccaaagagacattcctttttaaatgggctaaaaagtaaagtaagacaaacaaattgaaacagagtgAGTATGAAATATGGCCATTACAGGAATTGTGTACAATATGTTACTTTAGAAGCATAAGAGATTTACGTAACCTGCAACTCTTTGTTCAATATACTCAATTTGGTCGGTATTTGCTATTTTCTCAGGCATTATACTAACTTATCCGCCTCATCAGAATGATGGATTACAGAAACAAGCTAGTCTTGGCTCCAATGGTCCGAGTCGTAAGTATTTTCAACTGAAATTGAATTAGAGCAGTATTATTTTGGTACTTCATGTTCCCATTGCTAGATGTGTGTTTCTCTTACTGAAACTCGTTTCTAGCTTTCGAGGAGTTATTAACTTCACCAGGAAGCATAGTTAAGACTGCTTTTTGAATGTGTGTACTTTAtagtatatgatgtttttagATGCTTATGGATTTTACGGTTCATTACTTTTTGTCAGGGTACATTGCCGTTTAGGATGCTTGCTGCCCAATATGGTGCGGACATAACCTATGGAGAGGAGATTATTGATCATAAGATCATCAAATGTGAGCGGCGAGTTAATGGTAATgtcttattcatcttttttagCGTCTCCTGTTTAAATTCTCCTTTAACCTTAAGCTTGTTGTATACATTGAATATAATGTAATATGTAGAGATGTATACTACTGTGAAAGGATAAAACAAACACTTTCTAGAAATAGCAAAGCCAGCATGACCAGTCTTGTCTTTATTCAAGATCCTTTATTTGATGAGTATAATGTATATGTCAATTTGAGAACTTCTATATTCAATGGATTATCAGGAAGTTAATGTTTTTATGTAATGAAAAAAGGATGAGGAGACTAAATTTCCTTGTGTTATGGCTCTCTCTATTAGTTGAAGATATTTGATGCTGAGAAGTTTTACCTGGATGTGTGGCTTAAatggaatattctagaaatGATTGAACATTTACTGATGATAGTTATATCAAAACTTCAAAAGTTAAAACTGAATGTTTTAGTGTGGGTGCTGATTACCCCTCGAATACCTACCACAGATTTGTAATTTATTATCTAGGCTATGTACATTGAAATAGTATAGATGTCTTTCCAAGTGGGAATGATTTATTCAAAGTCATTACTCTGCAAAGGCTTTATGGATTGCTGTTTTTAAGGACAGGTAGTATATTATTATCTTAGCACTATGCTTTATGCCTTGCTGTTTTACtttatacttttatttttaGGTATTATGAGCATGGATGAATAGGATTCAtaatcacttattttccaaggggacaaagaaatgaaaagataaaGTATCTTAGTGAAGCCTTTCTTTGAATGCAGGTTACCTAGATAATATGAGATggcaaaagaaaaaatgttGCCAAACTCGGTTCATCTAAAATATTTCTCATGAGTTTTACCCCTTATTCCTTAGATGTCTTAGGGACTACTGACATAGTGGAGAAGGGAACTGACAATGTTGTTTTCAGAACGTGCCCCGAGGAAAGAAATCGAGTTGTATTTCAGATGGGCACTTCTGATGCCGTGAGGGCTCTCAAAGCTGCTGAAATTGTGTATGTTGCTTTCAGTTCTTGTTTCTTTGTTCTCCTATTATAATCTTTGTACTTTCAACCCTTCtgcttacccccccccccccccccgcgcacccctctctctctcacacacacacgcacacaaaATCTAATAATCACATGGTCATACACACATCCAGTCTTATAAACAGCCAGACTGGATTGGATGCCTATGATGAAATTACACTTTTGTTTccacttattttattttcaatatgCGTCTTCTGGTATTTTTGGTGATATTTCTTTTTAAGCAATGTGATGCAGTATGTAGAATATCTATCTTGGTTATGTAAGAACTCATAGAATTGAGTTTATGAGCAGCCAAGCAGTTTCTCTTGCGAAATCAGATTTCCGTCCAAAGGAACCACACACaactcctcccccccccccccccctcccccccccctccgaATAAGTCATATTATTATCGCTCTGAGTATAGATGGCACCTGCACAAGTCTTCTTGTGCCATGAAACTTTTCTCGATAACAAAAGATCTAACTGGTAGAAAAGTATGTCTCCTGTCCCAGGTAGGGAGAGATGAGGGGTGAATTTATGTCCCTCATTTCCAAACTGTACATCAAGGTTAGAAGTGGTGTTGTTGGATTTCTTTTACTAATTTTCTTGAGGAACTGTCATATCTTTTTCTGCATTGAAAGTCTAGATTTTTGAGTCTAACATGTTGTTAGCAGTATTTACAATCAACCTTTCTGACATTATATGGATGATGGATATAGCTGATGTTCGTCTAAAGTAACAAGCTTGTCTGAGTTAAATTTATTAATGTTGAACTGCAACAAGCTGCAGTGATATGAATTTGCTTCTttaacaattttctttttattgaataCATATCGTAAAATTCCATGAATTGCATTCTTTTCAAGGTTCATGATCTACTTTCTTAAGATAGTGAAGAAACTTCAAAGCACATGCTTGagtttcttttgctttttttaGGTCTTTGCTTCTGACTTAGTCATGAAAGCTTAAACCAGCAATTATGCTCGACTTCAATAGGAAGTTACTGCATCTGTTCAAAATATTTGATGGGCTGTCGCTTATCAGGTGTAAAGATGTAGCAGCAGTGGACGTAAACATGGGATGCCCCAGGTCATTCTCCGTTAGCGGAGGCATGGGTGCTGCACTGTTGAGCAAACCAGAGCTCATCCATGATGTACGCATTTATTCTTGTTCCTTCACCCTAGTAGTAGAATTTCCTTCTAATACAGCATAGGATTGCATGTCCTGTTCTTGATGTTTCCTTTCTTCTGAACTCAGATTTTGACAACATTACGGCGGAACTTAGACGTACCAGTAACGTGCAAAATTAGATTATTAAAATCTCCGCAGGATACAGTGGAATTGGCGCGACGTATTGAGAGGACTGGTGTCTCTGCCCTTGCTGTCCATGGAAGGTAGGTGATCTCTGTATATCTTCTTCTCATGCTCTTTATAAACTCAACCTTGTGCGCTGTCAATAATCAACCATTTGAATATTCAGATTGCCTTCTttaggggtgggggtggggtgggcgGTCTAGTTAATTCATATAGTTTTTGGAATCTTTTTGCCAATATGAGGTGGGGTTGTTGTAGAATCAATGAGTCCACCTTAGAAGTGGGGCAGGAACTTTTTAGTCTGCTTCTTGGTTATATTGGAAAGTATTGTCTGTTCAGTACGTTTTTGCTAGTTTCCCCGACCTCTCTCTCCTTTCACTTTTGTGTTTTTAATGATGTTGAAGTTTCATTCTGAACACGCCAATTCATGAATTAGTAAGCACATCTCCGGAAAACAGGATTGTTTTAGGTTCTGAtcttcctttcattttttggtGGATGGGTGGGTGGgttaacaacaacatacccagtgtaatcccacaagtgggttctagggagggtaggatgtacacaaaccttacctctacctttgcgGGGTAGAGAGCCTGTTTCCGaatagaccctcagctcaaagGAGACGTAGTCAATGTAGGGTTGCACGAAAAATAAGACCGCAAAATATCAAGATACAGGACAAATGGAGTAACACATAGTAATACACACATAAATGATCTATGCGATAccaaaataatactaataagaaaaggagaagaggaGATGAACTAGCCCCCCACCTCTCTTACACACAGTGCGACAAAACTCAACTACCCACTAACCTTCTATCCTAGGTTGATGGACATGATTGCCTTTTCCATGAATTATGACTGTTGGCGGGGTCcagggaagggccggaccacacgggtctattgtacgcagcgtTACctagaaatgcaaggtaaggc
This window harbors:
- the LOC132052596 gene encoding uncharacterized protein LOC132052596, which gives rise to MMDYRNKLVLAPMVRVGTLPFRMLAAQYGADITYGEEIIDHKIIKCERRVNDVLGTTDIVEKGTDNVVFRTCPEERNRVVFQMGTSDAVRALKAAEIVCKDVAAVDVNMGCPRSFSVSGGMGAALLSKPELIHDILTTLRRNLDVPVTCKIRLLKSPQDTVELARRIERTGVSALAVHGRKVADRPRDPAKWNEIADVAAALSIPVIANGDVFEYEDFQRIRDATGASSVMVARGAIWNASIFSSEGKIPREDVKREYVRKSILWDNDIKSTKHTLKEMIMQYSSLGLPEGLAVIKSDTLADIAKLYGEEEYYEYVLESRRKQIT